In Brevibacillus brevis, a genomic segment contains:
- a CDS encoding sensor histidine kinase: MRRRFVRCALLLCLFVLLVPSVAAAATQSPEPSPLAARGVIDLRGVNWQQQDVVLLNGEWEVYWQQLLNSFGSSQNRQTSMYMPVPSPWKKGVAGQTVSNHGFATYRLRILFDEEAANKQFALYMPSVASAYELWIDGQRLGQNGVVGKSREEMVPQNYSKVVVFRPKHPEAEVVLQVSNFVQRNGGVWEAIRLGPVQSIILQRESRLVYEALIAGSLFVMGIYHLILYPLRRKEKSALYFSVCCMAVSLRTLLLGETLAYRFIPVFPWSLGVKLEYLTSFVAMMALLLFVRSQYPQELKRGYVKGALLAGGILGSLVLLLPTWIFTEGLAVMEAYLVVNFGCLLLAYGKAAARKRTGSLLNGIGLLVFFLSVIGEILFYANLSPFENSAPLGLLVFLVTQMINLSRMIALSFERVEQLSLELRQINESLEEKVSRRTQALKEKNEELRRMEESRRKLLSNIAHELGTPLTSIQGFIKAMIDGVVKSDDSRYLHIIYDKTIYLHRIITDLFELSRMEARQIRFHYQPVMLLPFFRQLYEKYRMDIEEKGLSFHWETSCPAQVEGEPVLWVDPVRIEQVVANLLVNAQKYTPAGGAITLRVAWECTAGSGGLARICVRDTGSGMDAETLPFVFDRFYKGKGPRKGEGAGLGLAICKEIVDHHQGNLRVESEVGAGSAFTFSLPVRLKIGEGEGERDGQTGHHAGRGRSEHPGAGRAISHGQ; the protein is encoded by the coding sequence ATGAGACGAAGGTTCGTCCGCTGCGCACTCTTGTTGTGCCTGTTTGTGTTGCTCGTGCCATCGGTAGCTGCCGCCGCAACCCAGTCCCCTGAGCCGTCGCCGCTCGCAGCAAGAGGGGTCATCGACTTGCGCGGGGTCAACTGGCAGCAGCAGGATGTTGTTTTGCTGAATGGGGAATGGGAGGTGTACTGGCAGCAGCTGCTGAACTCTTTTGGCTCCAGTCAGAATCGTCAGACATCGATGTATATGCCGGTTCCTTCCCCCTGGAAGAAAGGGGTGGCCGGGCAGACGGTATCCAATCACGGCTTTGCGACCTACCGGCTCCGGATATTGTTTGACGAAGAAGCCGCGAACAAGCAGTTCGCTTTGTACATGCCGAGCGTAGCGTCCGCATACGAGCTGTGGATCGACGGACAGAGACTGGGACAGAATGGCGTTGTCGGAAAGAGCCGCGAAGAAATGGTCCCCCAAAATTACAGCAAGGTAGTCGTCTTCCGGCCCAAGCATCCGGAAGCGGAGGTGGTGCTGCAGGTCTCCAATTTTGTGCAGCGAAACGGGGGAGTGTGGGAAGCCATCCGGCTCGGGCCGGTTCAGTCCATTATCCTGCAGCGGGAATCCCGCTTGGTGTACGAGGCTCTGATCGCAGGGAGCCTGTTTGTCATGGGCATCTACCATCTGATCCTGTACCCGCTGCGCAGAAAGGAGAAATCCGCCCTCTACTTCAGCGTGTGCTGCATGGCGGTCAGCCTTCGGACCCTCCTGCTTGGAGAGACGCTTGCTTACCGTTTCATCCCCGTGTTTCCCTGGAGTCTAGGGGTGAAGCTGGAATACCTCACCTCTTTCGTAGCCATGATGGCGCTGCTCTTGTTTGTGCGTTCCCAATACCCGCAGGAACTGAAGCGTGGCTATGTGAAGGGAGCGCTGCTGGCGGGGGGAATCCTCGGCAGCCTGGTGCTCCTGCTGCCCACCTGGATCTTTACCGAAGGACTGGCCGTGATGGAAGCCTATCTGGTCGTCAATTTCGGCTGTTTGCTCCTTGCCTACGGGAAAGCGGCTGCCCGCAAGAGGACGGGATCTCTGCTGAACGGGATCGGACTGCTCGTTTTTTTCTTGTCGGTCATAGGCGAAATTCTGTTTTATGCGAACCTCTCGCCTTTTGAAAACAGTGCGCCGCTCGGATTGCTGGTGTTCCTCGTCACCCAAATGATCAACCTGTCGCGGATGATCGCGCTCTCTTTTGAGCGAGTGGAGCAGCTGTCCCTTGAGCTGAGACAAATCAATGAATCGTTGGAGGAGAAGGTATCGCGCCGCACTCAGGCGCTGAAGGAGAAGAACGAAGAGCTCCGCAGGATGGAGGAGTCGAGGCGAAAGCTCCTGTCCAATATCGCGCATGAGCTGGGTACGCCGCTTACTTCCATCCAGGGGTTTATCAAGGCGATGATCGATGGCGTGGTCAAGTCGGACGACTCCCGCTACCTGCACATCATTTACGACAAAACGATCTATTTGCACCGGATCATCACCGATTTGTTCGAGCTCTCCAGGATGGAGGCCCGCCAAATCCGCTTTCATTACCAGCCTGTCATGCTCCTCCCGTTTTTTCGTCAGCTGTACGAGAAATATCGCATGGATATTGAAGAGAAGGGGCTGAGCTTCCACTGGGAAACCTCTTGTCCCGCCCAAGTGGAAGGGGAACCGGTCTTGTGGGTGGATCCGGTCCGAATCGAGCAGGTGGTCGCCAATTTGCTGGTCAACGCCCAGAAGTATACGCCTGCGGGAGGAGCCATCACGCTGCGGGTAGCGTGGGAGTGCACAGCGGGATCCGGCGGATTGGCCCGCATTTGTGTGCGCGACACGGGAAGCGGAATGGATGCCGAGACACTCCCCTTCGTATTTGACCGTTTTTACAAAGGCAAAGGTCCCCGCAAAGGCGAGGGAGCCGGGTTGGGATTGGCCATATGCAAGGAAATCGTGGACCATCATCAAGGGAATCTGCGTGTGGAGAGCGAAGTCGGAGCAGGGAGCGCCTTTACCTTTTCGCTGCCTGTCCGCCTCAAAATCGGGGAAGGAGAAGGTGAACGCGATGGACAAACCGGTCATCATGCTGGTCGAGGACGATCCGAGCATCCGGGAGCTGGTCGGGCTATATCTCATGGCCAATGA
- a CDS encoding MgtC/SapB family protein, translated as MDYMNLEMYIRVIVSAVLGMFIGWDRSHRNKPAGLKTYMYVSVACTLITLVSIYSTKVYSSPNSGTMMDPMRLAAQIVTGLGFLGAGVILKDGLQVKGLTSAAMIFFAGGIGIGIGAGFYGIVIFSVVVSFALARISQRFEDVQHRRVENSEKSGAVKQQSVG; from the coding sequence ATGGATTATATGAATCTGGAAATGTATATTCGCGTAATCGTCAGCGCCGTTCTCGGCATGTTCATCGGATGGGATCGCTCGCACCGAAACAAGCCGGCCGGCCTGAAAACGTACATGTACGTCTCCGTCGCCTGTACGCTGATTACTTTGGTGTCCATTTACAGCACCAAGGTGTACAGCTCCCCGAACAGCGGCACGATGATGGATCCGATGCGGCTGGCTGCGCAGATCGTCACAGGCCTTGGTTTTTTGGGGGCAGGCGTGATCCTGAAGGACGGCTTGCAGGTCAAAGGGTTGACGTCGGCCGCGATGATCTTCTTTGCCGGAGGGATCGGGATCGGGATTGGCGCGGGCTTTTACGGGATCGTCATTTTTTCCGTTGTCGTCTCGTTTGCATTGGCAAGGATCAGCCAGCGCTTTGAGGATGTCCAGCATCGGCGAGTGGAAAACAGCGAAAAGTCCGGGGCTGTGAAGCAGCAAAGCGTCGGTTGA
- a CDS encoding MFS transporter, with translation MKQSQATQTRKALVASLIGSSIEYYDYLLFGTMASLVFNRLFFPTLDSFAGLLLAYASFGIPYFFRPLGGILFSHIGDRMGRKKTLVLTLALMGASTVLIGCLPDYATIGIWAPCLLILLRLIQGIGIGGEWGGALLLAVEYSPKNRRGFGGSVPMMGSAVGMLLGTVTVSIVGLLPEQQFLAWGWRVPFLLSVVLVFVGLWIRRGLEETPDFQQIKESGSISRFPLGEALRHHRMELLLTVGVKLVESAPFYIFATFIISYATGQLHMDKVSVLNAVTLGTLFSAFVIPAAGMLADKVGKKRIFIVGTSGIILFAFPYFQLLSYQSVFTLTLATVLGMGLWGVVTAVMGTLVSDMFGARVRYTGISVGYQVGAALAGGMAPLIATALIHSFAGSWIPVGLFLIVIGAISLISAVFVPNPIPPVYSTNDRI, from the coding sequence ATGAAGCAATCGCAGGCGACGCAGACGAGAAAAGCGTTGGTCGCAAGTCTGATTGGCAGTTCCATCGAGTATTACGATTATTTGCTGTTTGGAACCATGGCATCGCTAGTTTTCAACAGGCTCTTTTTTCCGACACTGGATTCGTTTGCGGGCTTGCTCCTGGCTTACGCCTCGTTCGGCATCCCGTATTTCTTTCGTCCGCTCGGCGGCATCCTGTTCAGCCATATCGGCGACAGGATGGGCAGGAAAAAAACGCTCGTGCTGACTCTCGCCCTGATGGGAGCCTCCACGGTGCTCATCGGATGCTTGCCTGATTACGCCACCATCGGCATCTGGGCTCCATGCCTTCTGATTTTGCTGCGGCTCATTCAGGGGATCGGCATCGGCGGGGAGTGGGGAGGGGCGCTGCTGCTGGCAGTGGAGTACTCGCCCAAAAACCGGAGAGGCTTCGGAGGCAGCGTCCCTATGATGGGCTCGGCTGTCGGAATGCTGCTGGGGACCGTGACGGTTTCGATCGTGGGGCTGCTGCCGGAGCAGCAGTTTCTGGCATGGGGCTGGCGCGTCCCGTTTTTGCTCAGTGTCGTGCTGGTTTTCGTCGGGCTTTGGATCCGCCGCGGCCTGGAGGAAACTCCCGATTTCCAACAAATAAAAGAAAGCGGTTCCATTTCCCGCTTCCCCCTTGGAGAGGCATTGCGTCATCACCGGATGGAGCTGCTCCTGACGGTCGGAGTCAAGCTGGTAGAATCGGCCCCCTTCTATATTTTCGCGACCTTCATCATTTCCTACGCAACCGGGCAGCTGCACATGGATAAGGTATCGGTGCTCAATGCCGTCACGCTGGGGACGCTGTTCTCCGCTTTTGTCATCCCCGCTGCAGGGATGCTTGCGGACAAGGTCGGCAAAAAGCGCATCTTCATCGTGGGAACCTCCGGCATCATTCTCTTTGCGTTTCCCTATTTCCAGCTGCTTTCCTACCAATCGGTGTTTACGCTGACATTGGCGACGGTTCTGGGAATGGGGCTGTGGGGCGTGGTCACCGCGGTGATGGGTACGCTCGTCTCCGACATGTTCGGAGCGCGAGTGAGGTACACCGGCATATCCGTCGGGTATCAGGTCGGAGCGGCGTTGGCAGGGGGCATGGCTCCTTTGATCGCCACGGCGCTGATTCACTCTTTCGCCGGCTCCTGGATCCCGGTCGGTCTTTTCCTGATCGTGATCGGCGCCATTTCCCTGATCTCCGCCGTTTTTGTGCCCAATCCGATCCCGCCGGTCTATTCGACGAACGACCGCATATAA
- a CDS encoding saccharopine dehydrogenase C-terminal domain-containing protein: protein MKVLCLGGAGRICRESILDLVQYSSFERITVADFNETEGRAVVAALNDPRVDFVQINVRDHADTVSKMKGYDIVMDGTTITLNGLSTACIAEAGCHGINLNGFGAEDAYDDLFRKNGKTCVPGFGMTPGVTQMMAMHAAEKLDTVESVRVSHGAFRPIAFSRSITETTTYEYDPLLPGRVVYENGEFIQVPPFARPREIELPAPYGKTVQYIIPHAETKTLAAALAHKNVQLIEVRGTWPAKNMQLVRALYDWGFMRNDPITINGKEIGILDCISEYLFHSTEGQETELYGYSLHVEVIGVKDGRRVQHVLYHTHPASDGSVEGWEKLRAYTRNVGIPMAIATEMIAKGQVKKTGVLIPEEAFDPAEIFAELEKRGILLHEEITQLDETVQVTQ from the coding sequence GTGAAAGTGCTTTGCTTGGGTGGGGCCGGGAGGATTTGCCGAGAGTCGATTCTGGATCTGGTGCAGTACTCCAGCTTTGAACGGATCACCGTCGCCGATTTCAACGAAACGGAAGGGCGTGCCGTCGTCGCGGCACTGAACGACCCGCGCGTCGACTTTGTACAGATCAACGTACGGGACCATGCCGATACGGTGAGCAAGATGAAAGGCTACGACATCGTCATGGACGGAACGACGATCACGCTGAACGGCCTCTCCACCGCTTGCATTGCGGAAGCAGGCTGCCACGGCATCAACCTGAACGGCTTCGGTGCAGAAGATGCCTACGACGATTTGTTCCGAAAAAACGGCAAAACTTGTGTGCCGGGCTTCGGCATGACACCTGGCGTCACGCAGATGATGGCCATGCATGCCGCTGAAAAGCTCGACACAGTCGAATCCGTCCGGGTCAGCCACGGCGCTTTTCGTCCCATTGCCTTTTCCCGTTCCATCACGGAAACGACAACCTACGAGTACGATCCCCTCTTGCCCGGCCGAGTCGTTTACGAAAACGGCGAGTTCATCCAGGTCCCGCCTTTTGCCCGTCCGCGTGAAATCGAATTGCCTGCACCTTACGGCAAAACCGTACAGTACATCATCCCTCATGCCGAGACAAAAACATTGGCAGCCGCCCTCGCGCACAAAAACGTTCAGCTGATCGAGGTACGCGGTACATGGCCGGCGAAAAACATGCAGCTCGTACGCGCGCTCTACGATTGGGGCTTCATGCGAAATGACCCGATCACCATCAACGGCAAGGAAATCGGGATTCTCGACTGTATCAGCGAATATTTGTTCCACTCCACGGAAGGACAGGAAACGGAGCTGTACGGCTATTCCTTGCACGTGGAAGTGATTGGCGTCAAAGACGGGCGCCGGGTCCAGCATGTTCTCTACCATACGCATCCTGCTTCGGATGGCTCGGTGGAAGGCTGGGAAAAGCTGCGGGCGTACACGCGCAACGTCGGCATCCCGATGGCAATCGCGACGGAGATGATCGCCAAAGGCCAAGTAAAAAAGACGGGCGTACTGATTCCGGAAGAGGCATTCGATCCGGCGGAAATTTTTGCGGAGCTGGAAAAGCGCGGAATCTTGCTGCATGAGGAAATTACCCAATTGGATGAGACCGTGCAGGTGACACAGTAG
- a CDS encoding VOC family protein, with protein sequence MLAVIAAKRAVMKNVAIQKKRSVRRYDTVILNNPNTERKGCMQMGILQPFIFSEDARAQADFYVKSLGGEIVSIITYGDTMGTQSEGKDKVLHMCVSVAGENSIFMADSMEPISQGSGISLNVRYRTESEAREAFEKLAEGGIVKQPIGWQPFGLYLGELTDKYGMMWMINAEPQTKPE encoded by the coding sequence ATGCTGGCTGTCATTGCAGCAAAAAGGGCAGTCATGAAGAATGTGGCAATCCAGAAGAAACGAAGCGTGCGCCGCTATGATACAGTAATCCTGAACAATCCAAATACCGAAAGGAAAGGATGTATGCAGATGGGAATTTTGCAGCCGTTCATTTTCTCTGAGGATGCGAGAGCGCAAGCTGATTTCTACGTGAAGTCGCTTGGCGGTGAGATCGTATCCATCATTACGTATGGGGATACCATGGGGACGCAATCCGAAGGGAAGGACAAAGTCCTGCACATGTGCGTTTCTGTTGCCGGAGAAAATTCCATCTTCATGGCGGATTCCATGGAACCGATTTCCCAAGGATCGGGGATTTCCCTCAATGTCCGGTACCGAACAGAATCCGAAGCCCGGGAAGCGTTCGAGAAGCTTGCTGAGGGCGGGATTGTAAAGCAGCCTATAGGTTGGCAGCCTTTTGGCTTGTATTTGGGAGAGCTTACCGACAAATACGGGATGATGTGGATGATTAATGCCGAACCGCAAACGAAGCCTGAATGA
- a CDS encoding DUF4127 family protein translates to MKKLRWFISTVAAAALVTGGIPFGHLGTAEAKSPKPVARIALVPLDDRPVNTYFPQMTAKAGGVETVMPDDDMLGHFTTPGDGEEIGDWLLDTADEVDGSVISVSMLAYGGLVASRTADQSYEDALANIKAIKRLKAKEPDKPIYVFDTIQRLAVTATDPETLKYYDQIREWAILYDEVHNLGMTEKEDRLQELEELIPEAVLQDYLDARERNHKINSLLIDWVKDGTIDYLVLAQDDAAPHGLHRAEREALVEKAKDLHVEDRTVVFPGADEVGTVLVSRLSLDSLRIHPKVAVEYSGMDGSDWIAPFEDTTFDESVEKHIRAAGEKPVEDADDADLVLMVNTPSEAGTSKADRREALDGFVAGINEHLEDGKQVAVTDVTVTNKADPDLIERLQDKVKLPDLLSYTAWGTAGNNMGSALGQALQRSAFLEKGNQFGVPLTVDAAQAHVNLLLSSFVNDHHYRNEVMADARKLVQKLGGNEWGLGDDFDEVNDFVVEELSPKVDDWYESYFADESIATGKRGKHTFTGKIASLDGVEIVLPWERLFEVFVGPDVTIERE, encoded by the coding sequence ATGAAGAAGTTGAGATGGTTCATTTCCACTGTCGCTGCGGCAGCTCTTGTGACCGGGGGGATACCGTTCGGGCACCTGGGCACAGCCGAGGCCAAGTCGCCAAAGCCGGTCGCCCGAATCGCCCTGGTCCCTCTGGATGACCGGCCGGTGAACACGTATTTCCCGCAGATGACCGCCAAGGCTGGGGGAGTCGAGACGGTGATGCCGGACGATGACATGCTGGGGCACTTCACGACGCCGGGAGATGGCGAGGAGATCGGGGACTGGCTGCTCGATACGGCGGATGAAGTGGACGGCTCGGTCATTTCGGTGAGCATGCTGGCGTACGGAGGTCTGGTCGCTTCCCGTACGGCCGACCAGTCGTACGAAGATGCACTGGCGAACATCAAGGCGATCAAGCGGCTGAAGGCAAAGGAGCCGGACAAGCCGATCTACGTGTTCGACACGATCCAGAGGCTCGCTGTCACCGCCACCGATCCGGAGACCTTGAAGTATTACGATCAGATCAGAGAGTGGGCGATTCTGTACGACGAGGTCCACAACCTCGGCATGACGGAAAAGGAAGACCGTCTGCAGGAGCTGGAGGAGCTGATCCCGGAAGCTGTGCTGCAGGATTACCTCGATGCGAGGGAGCGCAATCACAAGATCAATTCGCTCCTGATCGACTGGGTCAAGGACGGCACCATCGACTACCTCGTGCTCGCCCAGGACGACGCGGCTCCGCACGGGCTGCACCGGGCAGAGCGGGAGGCGCTGGTGGAAAAGGCGAAGGATCTGCACGTCGAAGACCGAACGGTTGTCTTTCCCGGGGCGGATGAAGTGGGCACGGTGCTTGTCAGCCGGCTGTCCCTCGATTCGCTCCGCATCCATCCGAAGGTAGCCGTCGAGTACTCCGGAATGGACGGAAGCGATTGGATCGCGCCTTTTGAAGACACGACGTTTGATGAGAGCGTCGAGAAGCACATTCGAGCGGCAGGAGAAAAGCCGGTGGAGGATGCCGACGACGCCGATCTCGTCCTGATGGTAAATACCCCTTCCGAAGCAGGTACCAGCAAGGCGGACAGAAGAGAAGCACTGGACGGCTTTGTCGCAGGGATCAACGAGCACCTGGAGGACGGCAAGCAGGTAGCCGTGACGGATGTGACGGTCACCAACAAGGCCGATCCCGATCTGATCGAACGCTTGCAGGACAAAGTGAAGCTGCCTGATCTGCTTTCCTACACAGCGTGGGGGACAGCGGGCAACAACATGGGCAGTGCCTTGGGACAAGCCTTGCAGCGCAGCGCTTTTCTGGAAAAAGGGAATCAATTCGGCGTGCCTTTGACCGTAGACGCCGCGCAGGCTCACGTCAATCTGCTGCTGTCGTCCTTTGTCAACGACCACCACTACCGAAACGAAGTCATGGCGGACGCCCGAAAGCTGGTGCAAAAGCTGGGGGGCAACGAATGGGGGCTGGGCGATGATTTCGACGAGGTCAACGATTTCGTGGTCGAAGAGCTTTCCCCGAAAGTGGACGACTGGTACGAAAGCTACTTTGCAGACGAGTCCATCGCTACCGGCAAGCGCGGCAAGCACACCTTCACGGGCAAAATCGCAAGCCTGGACGGCGTCGAGATTGTGTTGCCGTGGGAGCGCCTGTTTGAGGTGTTCGTCGGCCCGGATGTGACGATAGAGAGGGAATAA
- a CDS encoding FAD-dependent oxidoreductase has protein sequence MGRVIETDVVVVGGGPAGINAALASGRLGAGTILVERYGFLGGMSTAALVYPWMTFHTEKGEQVIKGIAQEIVERLQERGGSPGHLRDTVGFVHTVTPYHPEIYKLLAVEMLKEAGVKLLVHSFVDHVAVEGDRIAAVQITTKSGKYEIRGKVFVDATGDADVAHLSGAPTSKGREGDGRTQPMTMKFRMRGVDLEQVRAYMLAHPEDFYHKTPFGELNKLPLTGVQGFYSQWKSSGVPINRDQVLFFTGPEKDEVLINCTRVQGLDGTDVEDLTEAEEIGRRQVLLMSEFLKNKVPGFSQASISSVGTQIGIRETRRIAGEYSLTIDDVVQGRKFHDGIARSGYPVDIHDPSGKGVTAADIQGDGAYDIPYRCLLPQRIDNLLAAGRCISTTHEALATTRLTPSCMATGQAAGTAAAISHLDGTVPRKINVSRLQEALRQAGAVL, from the coding sequence GTGGGACGTGTGATAGAAACGGATGTCGTCGTCGTAGGGGGCGGTCCGGCGGGTATCAATGCGGCGCTGGCAAGCGGCAGGTTGGGGGCGGGAACGATCCTTGTCGAGCGGTACGGCTTCCTCGGTGGAATGTCGACGGCAGCGCTGGTGTACCCCTGGATGACGTTTCATACAGAAAAAGGAGAGCAGGTGATCAAAGGCATCGCGCAGGAGATCGTCGAGCGCTTGCAGGAGCGGGGCGGATCTCCGGGACATCTGCGGGATACGGTGGGATTCGTTCATACGGTCACGCCGTACCATCCCGAGATCTACAAGCTGCTGGCAGTGGAAATGCTGAAGGAGGCCGGGGTCAAGCTGCTCGTCCACAGCTTCGTCGACCATGTGGCGGTAGAAGGCGACCGAATCGCGGCAGTCCAGATCACGACCAAATCGGGCAAGTACGAGATTCGCGGAAAGGTCTTCGTCGACGCCACCGGCGATGCCGATGTGGCGCATTTATCAGGCGCGCCGACGAGCAAGGGGCGGGAGGGCGACGGCCGCACCCAGCCGATGACGATGAAGTTCCGCATGCGCGGCGTCGATCTGGAGCAGGTCAGAGCGTATATGCTGGCTCACCCGGAAGACTTTTACCACAAGACGCCGTTCGGTGAGCTGAACAAGCTCCCGCTCACCGGCGTCCAAGGCTTTTACTCGCAATGGAAATCGTCAGGGGTCCCCATCAATCGCGACCAAGTGCTCTTTTTCACCGGCCCGGAAAAGGACGAGGTGCTGATCAACTGCACACGGGTACAAGGGCTGGACGGCACGGATGTGGAGGATTTGACGGAGGCGGAGGAGATCGGGAGACGTCAGGTGCTGCTGATGTCGGAATTTTTAAAAAACAAGGTTCCTGGTTTCTCCCAGGCGTCGATCTCCTCCGTAGGCACGCAGATCGGCATCCGCGAAACGCGCAGAATCGCGGGTGAATACAGCCTGACGATCGATGACGTGGTGCAAGGGCGCAAGTTCCACGATGGGATCGCCCGCAGCGGTTACCCCGTCGATATCCACGATCCGTCCGGCAAAGGAGTGACGGCGGCTGACATCCAGGGAGACGGGGCATACGACATCCCGTACCGCTGCCTGCTGCCGCAAAGGATCGACAATCTGCTGGCAGCCGGACGCTGCATTTCCACCACCCACGAAGCGCTGGCGACGACCAGGCTCACACCGAGCTGCATGGCGACCGGCCAGGCGGCGGGCACAGCGGCTGCAATCTCGCACCTGGATGGGACCGTTCCACGGAAAATCAACGTATCCAGGCTGCAGGAAGCGCTGCGTCAGGCTGGCGCCGTTCTCTAA
- a CDS encoding carbohydrate ABC transporter permease, with protein MKSNRPGKIIGISLNYIVLSVVSLVMLVPFLWMLSTSLKEPAKIFVFPPELIPWPIRLENYTEVLSGTPFHLFYWNSLYIAVLVTVGTVFFASIAGYAFARIPFKGKNLVFLVLLSTMMIPNEVTSIPMFLFMRALGFINTHVPLIVLPIFGAGGIFGVFVMRQFFLGIPKELEEAAMIDGCSRWRIYWSIMLPLAKPAIATLTIFTFLTSWNDFYDPLIFLNDRELMTLPLALSLFTDEAGTAWHHLMSASVMATLPLLIVFFFAQKQFIEGVSMTGMKD; from the coding sequence ATGAAGAGTAACAGACCCGGCAAGATCATCGGGATTTCTCTAAACTACATCGTGCTGTCGGTCGTCTCCCTCGTCATGCTGGTTCCGTTTCTGTGGATGCTGTCGACGTCGCTGAAGGAACCGGCCAAAATCTTCGTCTTTCCGCCCGAGCTGATTCCGTGGCCGATCCGGCTGGAAAACTACACGGAGGTCCTCTCGGGCACGCCGTTTCACCTGTTTTACTGGAACAGCCTGTACATCGCGGTACTCGTGACGGTTGGCACCGTTTTTTTCGCATCCATCGCGGGCTACGCGTTTGCGAGGATTCCGTTCAAAGGGAAAAACCTCGTCTTTCTGGTCCTGCTGTCCACGATGATGATTCCGAACGAAGTGACGTCCATCCCCATGTTTTTGTTCATGCGGGCGCTCGGCTTTATCAATACGCATGTGCCGCTGATTGTCCTGCCGATCTTCGGGGCGGGCGGGATCTTTGGGGTCTTCGTCATGCGGCAGTTTTTTCTCGGAATCCCGAAGGAACTGGAGGAGGCGGCGATGATCGACGGCTGCTCGCGCTGGCGCATCTACTGGAGCATCATGCTGCCGCTCGCGAAGCCGGCGATTGCGACTCTGACCATCTTTACATTTTTGACGAGCTGGAACGACTTTTACGATCCGCTCATTTTCTTGAACGACCGGGAGCTGATGACGCTGCCTCTCGCTCTGTCGCTGTTTACGGATGAAGCGGGAACGGCCTGGCACCATTTGATGAGCGCGTCCGTGATGGCGACGCTGCCGCTTCTGATCGTGTTCTTTTTCGCGCAGAAGCAGTTTATCGAAGGCGTCTCGATGACAGGAATGAAGGACTGA
- a CDS encoding sugar ABC transporter permease, protein MESNLNVPASAQRKAKPTRNPLGREANVAGWLFVSPMVLGFLALLLGPLLLAFYMSMTDWPLLGEPTFVGLENYQALFHDEEFWTVVGNTFTFAAGLVPMNIVLALGLALLLARKLPGIGIFRTAIFVPVMTSLIVWAIVWKYLFATDTGFINQILQLFGITGPAWLYNTKLAMPVVIVTSVLKNVGLNMVLFIAALQQVPAHLYEAARIDGAGRARQFFRITVPLISPTIFLTTLLTIIGSLKVFGQIYVMTQGGPDGSTKVLVYYIWEKAFKNFEFGYASALAFVLFFIIFVFTLLQWQYRKRWVFHEE, encoded by the coding sequence ATGGAGAGCAACTTGAACGTCCCCGCCTCTGCGCAGAGAAAAGCGAAACCGACAAGAAATCCGCTCGGCAGAGAAGCAAATGTGGCCGGCTGGCTGTTCGTCAGCCCGATGGTGCTCGGTTTTCTGGCTTTGCTGCTCGGTCCGCTCTTGCTCGCCTTTTACATGAGTATGACGGATTGGCCCCTGCTGGGCGAGCCGACCTTCGTCGGATTGGAAAACTATCAAGCGCTCTTTCATGATGAGGAATTTTGGACGGTCGTCGGAAATACGTTTACGTTTGCAGCTGGCCTCGTTCCGATGAACATCGTCCTCGCGCTGGGCTTGGCTCTCTTGCTCGCCCGGAAGCTGCCGGGGATTGGGATCTTTCGTACGGCGATCTTCGTGCCCGTGATGACTTCCCTGATCGTCTGGGCGATTGTGTGGAAGTATCTGTTTGCCACTGACACGGGCTTTATCAACCAGATTCTGCAGCTGTTCGGAATCACGGGTCCCGCCTGGCTGTACAATACGAAGCTGGCCATGCCGGTCGTCATCGTCACCAGCGTCCTGAAAAACGTCGGCTTGAACATGGTGCTGTTCATCGCAGCGCTCCAGCAAGTCCCTGCGCATCTGTACGAAGCGGCCCGCATCGACGGGGCTGGACGGGCCCGGCAGTTTTTCCGGATCACCGTTCCCTTGATCTCGCCGACCATCTTCTTGACGACGCTGCTCACGATTATCGGCTCGCTCAAGGTATTCGGCCAAATCTACGTGATGACCCAAGGCGGTCCTGACGGCAGCACGAAGGTGCTCGTCTACTACATTTGGGAAAAGGCGTTCAAAAACTTCGAGTTTGGCTACGCGTCCGCACTCGCCTTTGTGCTGTTCTTTATCATTTTCGTCTTTACGCTGCTCCAATGGCAGTATCGGAAAAGGTGGGTGTTCCATGAAGAGTAA